The Cervus canadensis isolate Bull #8, Minnesota chromosome X, ASM1932006v1, whole genome shotgun sequence genome contains a region encoding:
- the LOC122435422 gene encoding ferritin light chain-like, translating into MSTQIQQHSPEMEAAVSRLIKLHLEVSSTYLSLSVYFEGSETALNGVGRFFRALAKEKQEGAHLLLKMPKSSGGGTLVQSGQMLSPGKWNTGVDAMEDAMALEKSLNQALLDLHALACASADAQLCEFLERRFLKEEMMLLKKMGDHLANLRKMTSPEAGLQAGLGEYLFKKLSFQGD; encoded by the coding sequence ATGAGCACCCAGATCCAACAGCATTCTCCTGAGATGGAGGCAGCGGTCAGCCGCCTGATCAAACTGCACCTAGAGGTCTCATCCACCTACCTCTCCCTGAGCGTTTACTTCGAAGGCAGCGAAACGGCTCTGAATGGTGTGGGCCGCTTCTTCAGGGCGTTGGCTAAGGAGAAGCAGGAGGGCGCCCACCTTCTCTTGAAGATGCCCAAGTCCTCAGGTGGTGGCACCTTGGTCCAGAGTGGACAGATGCTGTCCCCAGGGAAGTGGAATACCGGCGTGGACGCCATGGAGGATGCCATGGCCCTGGAGAAGAGCCTGAACCAGGCGCTATTGGATCTGCATGCCCTGGCTTGTGCGAGCGCTGATGCCCAGCTCTGCGAGTTCCTGGAGCGCCGCTTCCTGAAGGAGGAGATGATGCTCCTCAAGAAGATGGGTGACCACCTGGCCAACCTGCGCAAGATGACCAGCCCTGAGGCTGGGCTACAGGCCGGGCTGGGCGAGTATCTCTTCAAAAAGCTCTCCTTCCAGGGCGACTAG